One Solibacillus sp. R5-41 DNA segment encodes these proteins:
- a CDS encoding restriction endonuclease, whose amino-acid sequence MRKRNRQRKKRMPNFTLFMIVLAGAAGWYFNKTLQGVGIGILLYFVLLIAFKIWWKSRKTAKLRKSGIREVDVMSGEDFERFLGELFKRRGFKVSYTATSGDYGADLLLKDGKEVIAVQAKRYSSTVGVKAVQEIIGAVKMYNATEAWVVTNSHFTKQAKKLADINDVYLIDRDELIDIILNK is encoded by the coding sequence TTGCGTAAACGAAACCGACAAAGAAAGAAAAGAATGCCTAATTTCACATTGTTCATGATCGTCCTGGCGGGTGCAGCTGGCTGGTATTTTAATAAAACATTACAAGGTGTCGGCATTGGGATTCTTCTTTACTTTGTATTATTAATAGCTTTTAAAATTTGGTGGAAATCTCGAAAAACAGCAAAGCTACGCAAATCCGGTATTCGTGAAGTCGATGTAATGAGCGGAGAGGATTTCGAACGCTTTTTAGGCGAGTTATTTAAACGCCGAGGCTTTAAAGTGAGCTATACAGCAACAAGCGGAGATTACGGTGCTGACCTTCTATTAAAAGATGGCAAAGAGGTAATTGCTGTACAGGCAAAGCGCTATTCTAGTACTGTTGGTGTGAAAGCAGTGCAGGAAATTATCGGTGCTGTAAAAATGTATAATGCGACTGAAGCTTGGGTTGTGACGAATAGCCATTTTACAAAACAGGCAAAAAAACTGGCCGACATTAATGATGTTTATTTAATTGATCGTGACGAATTAATTGATATCATTTTGAATAAATAA
- a CDS encoding MFS transporter, whose product MNSKLVTYTDKNLSSNKSIWLFTLAIILFATTLRTPLTVVGPIISFIRDGLGISNVLAGFLTTIPLLAFAAVSPFAARIARKFGMEWTLFYSVIILCMGVALRSVGSTSLLIFGTILIGVAIAFGNVLIPSYFKLKFPLHIGLLTGIYSVSMNISAGLAAGLSYPIASISGWQLALGLSLILGILTLLFWLPILKDRKVEMNFASSNKPKKKMWKSPLAWAIAATMGLQSLIFYCSSAWLPDIFISQGMDAQAAGWMGSIMQLAQIPLTFVVPIIAGKLSSQRPIVLFFSICYIIGFTGVLMEWTSLAVLWMMFLGFAGGASFSLVLMFFTLRTETAFEAADLSGFAQSVGYLVAAIGPVLFGYVHDATNSWTIPVLLFLIASVLLFTASFISAKKQFV is encoded by the coding sequence ATGAATTCTAAATTAGTTACATACACAGACAAAAATTTATCATCAAATAAATCTATTTGGCTATTTACACTGGCCATTATTTTATTTGCGACAACACTTCGAACGCCTTTAACGGTTGTTGGACCCATCATTTCGTTCATACGAGATGGACTAGGGATTTCAAACGTCCTTGCTGGATTTTTAACAACGATTCCTTTGCTTGCTTTTGCGGCAGTATCGCCGTTTGCAGCACGTATCGCTAGGAAATTCGGAATGGAATGGACACTATTTTATTCGGTTATCATTTTATGTATGGGTGTTGCGCTTCGTTCTGTTGGCTCGACTTCGCTTCTCATTTTTGGGACGATACTAATCGGGGTCGCTATCGCTTTTGGAAACGTGCTCATCCCTAGTTATTTCAAGCTGAAATTCCCTCTTCATATTGGATTATTAACAGGTATTTATTCTGTATCTATGAATATTTCTGCCGGACTTGCAGCAGGACTTAGCTATCCAATTGCATCGATTTCTGGATGGCAACTAGCACTTGGTCTTTCACTTATTTTAGGAATATTAACCTTACTCTTTTGGCTTCCAATATTAAAGGATCGAAAAGTAGAAATGAACTTTGCCAGCTCGAACAAACCGAAAAAGAAAATGTGGAAATCCCCTCTTGCATGGGCAATTGCAGCAACGATGGGCTTACAATCACTCATTTTTTATTGTTCAAGCGCTTGGCTACCAGACATCTTTATTAGCCAGGGGATGGATGCACAAGCTGCTGGTTGGATGGGCTCCATCATGCAGCTTGCACAAATTCCACTAACATTTGTCGTTCCAATTATTGCCGGAAAGCTTTCATCACAACGTCCGATTGTGCTCTTTTTTTCCATTTGTTACATAATCGGGTTTACTGGTGTGTTAATGGAATGGACAAGCTTGGCCGTTTTATGGATGATGTTTTTAGGTTTTGCAGGAGGAGCGTCATTTAGTCTTGTCCTTATGTTTTTCACATTACGAACAGAAACTGCTTTTGAAGCAGCTGACTTATCGGGCTTTGCACAGTCTGTCGGTTATTTAGTTGCAGCAATTGGTCCTGTATTATTTGGCTATGTCCACGATGCAACGAATAGCTGGACAATCCCGGTTCTATTATTTTTAATCGCTTCCGTATTATTATTTACTGCTTCCTTTATAAGCGCGAAAAAACAATTCGTCTAA
- a CDS encoding amino acid permease, producing MSEIKTDQLGNKNKLKRSLKSRHITMISLGGTIGTGLFLASGGAIAQAGPGGALLAYALIGVMVYFLMTSLGEMAAYMPTSGSFSTYATKFVDPALGFALGWNYWYNWAITIAAEIAAVSLIMKYWFPNSSSLTWTILFIIVVLSFNLLSVKAYGESEYWFAMIKVVTVIVFIIVSFLMIFGILGGNDPVGFTNFFVGDAPFNGGFLAIFGIFLAAGFSFQGTEMLGVTAGETDDPAKNIPKAVRSVFWRILLFYIFAIGAIGLLIPYTDSRLLSEDIATSPFTLVFENLGFAFAASVMNAIILTAMLSAGNSGLYAASRMLFQLAVDGKAPKFFAKVNTRGIPVYALLATMAVGCVSFLASFFGDGVVYIWLLNASGLSGFIAWLGIAISHYRFRRAYVAQGHSLSDLPYVSKFFPFGPLFAFALCMIVILGQNYMAFTGDTIDWYGVLVSYIGLPLFAALWIGYKWKHKTKIVPLKDCDLTNKY from the coding sequence ATGAGTGAAATAAAAACAGATCAACTGGGTAATAAAAATAAATTAAAAAGAAGCCTGAAAAGTCGCCACATAACGATGATTTCTTTAGGTGGTACGATTGGAACAGGGCTCTTTCTAGCTTCTGGTGGTGCAATTGCTCAAGCTGGTCCTGGTGGTGCATTACTTGCCTACGCATTAATCGGCGTGATGGTGTACTTTTTAATGACGAGCTTAGGGGAAATGGCCGCATATATGCCAACATCTGGTTCGTTCAGTACGTATGCAACGAAATTTGTCGATCCGGCGCTAGGTTTCGCATTAGGTTGGAACTACTGGTACAACTGGGCAATTACAATCGCGGCAGAAATCGCAGCCGTATCATTAATTATGAAATACTGGTTTCCAAATAGTTCATCGCTTACATGGACGATATTATTTATTATCGTTGTTCTATCGTTTAACTTACTTTCGGTTAAAGCTTACGGTGAAAGTGAATATTGGTTTGCGATGATTAAAGTAGTAACAGTTATTGTGTTCATTATTGTCAGTTTCCTGATGATTTTCGGGATTTTAGGTGGCAATGATCCGGTAGGCTTTACAAACTTCTTTGTTGGAGATGCACCATTTAACGGTGGATTCCTAGCTATTTTTGGTATTTTCTTAGCTGCAGGTTTCTCATTCCAAGGGACAGAGATGCTCGGTGTAACGGCTGGTGAAACAGATGATCCAGCAAAAAATATTCCAAAGGCAGTACGTTCAGTATTTTGGCGTATCTTACTATTTTATATTTTTGCCATTGGTGCAATTGGATTATTAATTCCTTATACAGATTCACGTTTACTGTCAGAAGACATTGCGACAAGTCCGTTTACATTAGTATTTGAAAATTTAGGCTTTGCATTTGCCGCTTCCGTGATGAATGCAATCATTTTAACAGCGATGCTATCTGCAGGGAACTCTGGTTTATATGCAGCAAGCCGTATGCTATTCCAATTAGCAGTGGATGGAAAAGCACCAAAGTTTTTTGCAAAGGTGAATACGCGCGGAATTCCGGTGTATGCTTTATTGGCGACAATGGCTGTAGGTTGCGTATCATTTTTAGCTTCATTCTTCGGTGATGGTGTCGTTTATATTTGGTTATTAAACGCATCGGGGCTATCCGGATTCATTGCTTGGTTAGGGATTGCAATCAGTCACTACCGCTTCCGTCGTGCATATGTGGCGCAAGGGCATTCACTTAGTGATTTACCATATGTATCGAAGTTTTTCCCGTTTGGTCCATTATTCGCATTTGCGCTCTGTATGATTGTTATTTTAGGGCAAAACTATATGGCATTCACAGGTGACACAATTGATTGGTACGGCGTTTTAGTGTCATACATTGGTTTACCATTATTCGCAGCACTGTGGATCGGCTATAAGTGGAAGCATAAAACAAAAATCGTGCCATTAAAGGATTGCGATTTAACAAATAAATATTAA
- a CDS encoding RNA 2'-phosphotransferase → MTVSIGFYKKIYNWIMSEAKNEVIYRPFILDGNPYKSRLFLVGSNAIPFFKVEQGSEKGFADALLNRDLMEDLYNSEVQHAPREFKGSLHFAKWLQKELNETAVYTSLNTYQVESADELKEVKKENPEAFARGQVIFDEVLNEFQPEIIVLQGTAALNQFKAMYAEQLVIYNSTITKVQHLEAEGAFAEMLDHNGKKVHIFATRSMSYFGKDGSKFECFKNKICEILDN, encoded by the coding sequence GTGACTGTTTCAATAGGGTTTTATAAAAAAATTTACAACTGGATAATGAGTGAAGCAAAAAACGAAGTCATTTACCGACCGTTTATTTTGGATGGAAATCCTTATAAATCACGTTTATTTTTAGTTGGTTCAAATGCCATTCCTTTTTTTAAGGTGGAGCAAGGCAGTGAAAAAGGGTTTGCTGATGCGTTACTAAACAGGGATTTAATGGAAGATTTATATAATAGTGAAGTACAACATGCACCACGCGAATTTAAAGGATCTTTGCACTTTGCGAAATGGCTGCAAAAGGAATTAAATGAAACGGCTGTATATACATCTCTGAATACGTACCAAGTTGAAAGTGCCGATGAGTTAAAGGAAGTAAAAAAGGAAAATCCAGAAGCTTTTGCACGCGGGCAAGTTATTTTTGACGAGGTATTAAATGAGTTTCAACCAGAAATAATTGTGCTCCAAGGAACAGCTGCGTTGAATCAATTTAAAGCGATGTATGCTGAACAATTAGTAATTTATAATTCTACAATAACAAAAGTGCAGCATTTAGAGGCAGAAGGCGCCTTTGCAGAAATGCTCGATCATAACGGTAAAAAGGTACATATTTTCGCAACACGTAGCATGTCTTATTTTGGGAAAGATGGTTCTAAATTCGAATGTTTTAAAAATAAAATTTGCGAAATTCTGGATAATTAA
- a CDS encoding xanthine phosphoribosyltransferase, whose amino-acid sequence MQRLKEKIEQEGQVLSDVVLKVDSFLNHQIDPLLMKEVGEEFANRYSDVVITKVLTIESSGIAPATFLGLTLGAPVVFARKRKSLTLTDNLYTSKVHSFTKNETNEISVSNKFLSADDNVIIIDDFLANGEALKGLVDIANQAGATIVGAGIVIEKGFQEGGKILREQGLRIESLANIKSLANGKVEFFD is encoded by the coding sequence ATGCAACGTTTAAAAGAAAAGATTGAACAAGAAGGACAAGTACTATCAGATGTTGTCTTAAAAGTAGATTCATTTTTAAATCATCAAATCGACCCCCTATTAATGAAAGAAGTAGGGGAAGAGTTTGCGAACCGTTATTCGGATGTAGTTATTACCAAAGTATTAACTATTGAGTCTTCAGGTATCGCACCAGCGACATTTTTAGGATTAACATTAGGTGCACCTGTCGTATTTGCTCGTAAACGCAAATCACTTACACTAACGGATAATTTGTATACTTCGAAAGTACATTCATTTACTAAAAACGAAACGAATGAGATTTCGGTTTCTAATAAATTTTTATCAGCAGATGATAATGTCATCATTATTGACGATTTTTTAGCGAATGGCGAGGCGTTAAAAGGATTAGTAGATATCGCTAATCAAGCTGGCGCAACAATCGTTGGTGCAGGGATTGTCATTGAAAAAGGATTCCAAGAAGGCGGCAAAATTTTACGTGAGCAAGGATTACGTATCGAATCATTAGCTAATATTAAATCTTTAGCAAATGGTAAAGTAGAATTTTTTGACTAA
- a CDS encoding nucleobase:cation symporter-2 family protein, producing the protein MNNTKATMLGIQHLLAMYAGAILVPLIIGGALNFTPAQMTYLVAIDIFMCGVATLLQVWKGRFSGIGLPVVLGCTFTAVSPIIAIGTSGGLGDVYGAIIASGIIIVIIGGLFGKLIPFFPPVVTGSVVTIIGISLIPVAINNMGGGQGAPDFASGSNVALAFITLVIILVVYRFTVGFVRAISILLGMVAGTALGIFMDKVDFTPVADASWLHIMQPFYLATPTFNASAILTMTLVAMVSLVESTGVYYALSDICKKNLTSKDLAKGYRAEGLASIIGGIFNAFPYTTFSQNVGLIQMSGVRDRKVIFITGGMLVALGFLPKLAAITTIIPTPVLGAAMLAMFGMVITQGIRMLAPEIAKSMENAMVAAIAVGLGVGVAVVPEIFANLPKSLSILTSNGIVAGSITAILLNILFNMIGPKRKDPMHVD; encoded by the coding sequence ATGAATAACACAAAAGCTACAATGCTTGGGATTCAACATTTACTTGCCATGTATGCAGGTGCGATTTTAGTGCCATTAATTATCGGTGGAGCTCTTAACTTTACCCCTGCTCAAATGACGTATTTAGTCGCGATTGATATTTTTATGTGTGGTGTGGCAACATTACTACAAGTATGGAAAGGTCGCTTTAGCGGGATCGGTTTACCAGTTGTGTTAGGCTGTACGTTCACTGCTGTAAGTCCAATTATTGCGATTGGTACTTCAGGTGGTTTAGGGGATGTTTATGGAGCAATTATTGCATCAGGTATAATTATTGTTATTATTGGTGGATTATTCGGTAAATTAATTCCATTTTTCCCGCCAGTTGTAACAGGTTCTGTCGTAACGATTATCGGAATTAGCTTAATTCCAGTAGCAATAAACAATATGGGTGGCGGTCAAGGTGCTCCTGATTTTGCATCTGGATCAAACGTAGCGCTTGCGTTCATTACATTAGTAATTATTTTAGTTGTGTACCGTTTTACTGTTGGGTTTGTTCGTGCCATTTCTATTTTACTAGGGATGGTAGCAGGTACAGCACTTGGTATTTTCATGGATAAAGTTGATTTTACACCAGTAGCAGATGCTTCGTGGTTACACATTATGCAGCCGTTTTACTTAGCGACACCAACATTTAATGCGTCCGCAATTTTAACGATGACATTAGTCGCGATGGTTTCATTAGTAGAATCTACAGGTGTTTACTATGCATTAAGTGATATTTGTAAAAAGAATTTAACTTCAAAAGATTTAGCAAAAGGGTACCGTGCAGAAGGTTTAGCGTCAATTATTGGTGGTATTTTCAACGCATTCCCGTATACGACATTTTCCCAAAACGTTGGTTTAATCCAAATGTCGGGTGTACGTGACCGCAAAGTGATTTTCATTACAGGTGGTATGCTTGTAGCACTTGGTTTCCTACCAAAATTAGCAGCGATCACAACAATTATTCCTACGCCAGTGCTTGGGGCAGCGATGTTAGCCATGTTTGGTATGGTTATTACACAAGGGATTCGCATGCTAGCACCAGAGATTGCAAAATCAATGGAAAATGCGATGGTTGCAGCAATAGCAGTTGGTTTAGGTGTAGGTGTTGCAGTAGTACCAGAAATTTTCGCTAACTTACCAAAATCACTATCGATTTTGACTTCAAACGGAATTGTAGCTGGTTCAATTACAGCGATTTTATTAAATATTCTATTTAATATGATTGGACCGAAACGCAAAGATCCCATGCATGTAGATTAA
- a CDS encoding tyrosine-type recombinase/integrase — MRKKGYLMRDDINDDTESLTLQQAYDYFYSAKKAENIREKTLVTYVEHFRFFTNWLEITDYKLKSVNGLSGEIVRAYINYMREEHYNFKTGKRGLSIQTINARIRFLKTWYSFLKKENLIKDNILLRVNYLKVDEKNVTLLTADEMQRLFEIPDQKYYPQWRDFVLFHVLYDSSLRISEAINLDVVDIDLMRKQIILPSGKAKDRRYRTIPISNITVQLLIKLIDENKKVFKDAEAVFLNWYGERMAVDTFRRNLKRYLKKAGINKGYSCHDFRRQAITDMLKNGASVFVVQAIAGHSQISTTKKYVHFDDETIKNQHDLYSPLNQMAYKRRR, encoded by the coding sequence ATGCGGAAAAAGGGCTATTTAATGAGGGATGATATAAATGACGATACGGAATCTCTTACTTTACAGCAGGCTTATGACTATTTTTATTCAGCGAAAAAGGCTGAAAATATTCGAGAAAAAACACTTGTCACGTATGTAGAACATTTTCGCTTTTTCACTAATTGGTTAGAAATCACGGATTATAAATTGAAAAGTGTTAATGGCTTATCTGGAGAAATTGTACGGGCTTATATTAACTATATGCGGGAAGAACATTACAATTTTAAAACAGGCAAAAGAGGGTTATCCATTCAAACTATCAACGCTAGAATTAGGTTTCTGAAAACATGGTATTCCTTTTTAAAAAAGGAAAACTTAATAAAAGATAATATTTTGCTTAGAGTTAATTACTTAAAAGTAGATGAAAAGAATGTGACACTACTAACTGCTGATGAAATGCAAAGATTATTTGAAATACCAGACCAAAAATATTATCCGCAATGGCGGGATTTTGTGTTGTTTCATGTACTCTACGATAGTTCATTACGAATTTCCGAAGCAATCAATCTTGATGTGGTGGATATAGACTTAATGAGGAAACAGATTATACTTCCATCAGGTAAGGCGAAAGACAGACGATATAGGACAATTCCAATATCAAATATAACAGTACAGCTACTAATTAAACTGATTGATGAAAATAAGAAAGTGTTTAAGGATGCGGAAGCGGTTTTCTTGAATTGGTACGGTGAAAGAATGGCGGTAGATACCTTTAGAAGGAATTTAAAACGTTATCTTAAGAAAGCAGGGATAAATAAAGGTTACAGCTGTCATGACTTTAGGAGACAAGCAATTACAGACATGCTTAAAAATGGTGCTTCGGTATTTGTGGTACAAGCGATAGCTGGTCATTCACAAATAAGCACTACGAAAAAATACGTTCATTTTGATGATGAAACAATAAAAAATCAGCATGATTTGTATAGTCCACTTAATCAAATGGCGTACAAGAGACGTAGATGA
- a CDS encoding DUF4352 domain-containing protein: protein MSNAPMSKEELKQAKKDAKNLLKKPFYKKWWFWLIIVIVFIAIGSGGEDTPVTNDKAETPKTETADKKEPAKKEEPKVASIGEVVTVGDVEFTVNGTSTAKNVGGQFGSNAQGTYLLVDVTVTNKGNEAITTDSSFFKLKVGEKTYEADSTASMHTDMELKFFLQQVNPDLSNAGTVVFDVTDEVIANPDLMLQVQTGFFGTETGLIKIAK from the coding sequence ATGAGTAACGCACCAATGAGTAAAGAGGAATTAAAGCAAGCAAAGAAGGATGCTAAAAACCTTCTGAAGAAACCATTCTATAAAAAATGGTGGTTTTGGTTGATTATTGTTATTGTGTTTATTGCAATTGGTAGTGGTGGAGAAGATACACCTGTAACTAATGATAAAGCTGAAACACCTAAAACTGAAACTGCTGATAAAAAAGAACCAGCTAAAAAAGAAGAACCAAAAGTTGCTAGTATCGGTGAAGTTGTAACAGTTGGTGATGTAGAGTTTACTGTAAACGGAACTTCAACTGCTAAAAATGTTGGTGGTCAGTTTGGAAGTAATGCACAAGGCACGTACTTATTAGTTGATGTAACAGTTACTAATAAAGGCAATGAAGCAATTACAACTGATTCTTCTTTCTTCAAATTAAAAGTCGGTGAAAAAACTTATGAAGCAGATAGTACTGCTTCTATGCATACTGATATGGAATTAAAGTTCTTCTTACAACAAGTAAACCCAGACTTATCAAACGCAGGTACGGTCGTATTTGATGTAACAGATGAAGTAATCGCAAACCCAGATTTAATGCTACAAGTTCAAACAGGTTTCTTTGGTACTGAAACTGGTCTTATCAAGATTGCAAAATAA
- a CDS encoding ammonium transporter, protein MEEVMLSVNLVWVMLGTILVFFMHAGFAMVEAGFTRSKNAVNIIMKNFITISLGGIIYFLCGYAIMFGDTAGGLIGTSGFALIDVENIGFFIFQAMFAATGATILSGAVAERTNIMAYIGIVFLMTSFVYPVVGHWIWSGSGWLTDLGFVDFAGSTVVHLTGAVAAFVAAIMIGPRLGKYGDGKVNVIKGHSIPLGALGVFILWLGWFGFNGASTLAADPATVPGVIANTFFAAAAGVVATVFYTKFRYGHIDGSLTLNGALAGLVGITAGAANVSIVGAICIGGIAAPLLVEGVRFIEWKLKVDDPVGAVAVHGICGIWGTLAVGLFDIGGQGLFYGGGIGLLAVQAIGVLATIAWVSVTVTGGLFLIKLFMPLRVSKEEEIAGLDVIEHGTPAYEYQEIFKSSALRNETFAQRLTHFGKPQSIHEEHIS, encoded by the coding sequence ATGGAAGAAGTTATGTTATCTGTAAATTTAGTGTGGGTTATGCTCGGAACAATTTTAGTGTTCTTTATGCATGCAGGTTTTGCAATGGTTGAAGCAGGCTTCACACGTTCAAAAAATGCCGTCAACATTATTATGAAAAACTTTATTACAATTTCTCTTGGTGGGATCATTTATTTCTTATGCGGGTATGCCATTATGTTTGGGGATACTGCTGGTGGTCTTATCGGAACAAGTGGTTTTGCTTTAATAGATGTAGAAAATATCGGTTTCTTCATCTTCCAAGCAATGTTTGCAGCAACAGGCGCTACAATTCTATCTGGTGCAGTGGCTGAACGTACGAATATTATGGCCTATATAGGTATTGTTTTTTTAATGACATCATTCGTTTATCCTGTGGTCGGTCACTGGATTTGGAGTGGTAGCGGCTGGTTAACGGATCTTGGGTTTGTGGATTTCGCAGGCTCAACGGTTGTGCATTTAACTGGTGCAGTAGCTGCATTTGTAGCTGCTATTATGATCGGTCCTCGCCTTGGAAAATATGGGGATGGCAAAGTGAATGTTATTAAAGGGCATAGTATTCCTCTTGGGGCATTAGGTGTATTCATTCTTTGGTTAGGTTGGTTCGGTTTCAACGGCGCTTCCACTTTAGCAGCAGATCCTGCAACAGTTCCTGGTGTTATTGCAAACACATTCTTTGCAGCTGCAGCAGGTGTTGTAGCAACTGTTTTCTATACAAAATTCCGTTATGGTCATATTGACGGTTCTCTAACACTAAATGGTGCATTAGCTGGTTTAGTAGGAATTACAGCAGGTGCCGCAAATGTAAGTATTGTCGGCGCGATTTGTATCGGTGGTATCGCAGCTCCATTACTTGTTGAAGGGGTACGATTTATCGAATGGAAGCTAAAAGTGGATGATCCAGTCGGTGCAGTAGCGGTCCACGGTATTTGTGGAATTTGGGGTACACTTGCAGTTGGACTTTTTGACATTGGTGGTCAAGGTTTATTCTACGGCGGTGGCATCGGTTTACTAGCCGTGCAAGCTATTGGCGTATTAGCTACTATTGCATGGGTTAGCGTGACTGTTACAGGTGGTCTATTCCTTATTAAATTATTTATGCCACTTCGCGTATCGAAAGAAGAAGAAATTGCTGGTCTTGACGTAATTGAACACGGTACACCAGCTTATGAGTATCAAGAAATTTTCAAAAGCTCAGCATTACGTAACGAAACATTTGCACAACGTTTAACACATTTCGGTAAACCTCAAAGCATACATGAAGAACATATTTCTTAA
- a CDS encoding P-II family nitrogen regulator, whose amino-acid sequence MKKIEAIIRQDVFGLVRDGLADIGISGLSISEIAGCGRQLGRTGLFRGNAYEIEFLPKLKLEMVVDDEKVEAIVEVLLRDAATGKVGDGKIFIYSVEQAIRIRTKEVGSIAVE is encoded by the coding sequence ATGAAAAAAATAGAGGCAATCATTCGTCAAGATGTTTTTGGTCTTGTTCGTGACGGACTTGCAGATATTGGTATTTCAGGTTTGAGTATTTCTGAAATTGCTGGATGCGGTCGGCAATTAGGGCGCACAGGTTTATTCCGTGGGAATGCGTATGAAATTGAGTTTTTACCAAAGCTAAAACTAGAAATGGTAGTAGATGACGAAAAGGTAGAAGCCATTGTTGAAGTCCTATTACGTGATGCAGCAACCGGTAAAGTTGGGGATGGTAAAATCTTTATTTATTCTGTAGAACAGGCAATTCGTATCCGTACTAAAGAAGTCGGATCAATTGCAGTAGAATAG
- the fumC gene encoding class II fumarate hydratase, giving the protein MEYRIEKDTLGNVNVPADKIWGAQTQRSKENFQIGIEKMPIEVIRAMAILKKSAALANQKLGKLSNIKADAIVEAANEIIAGKWDDHFPLVVWQTGSGTQTNMNVNEAIAYLANEKLVAQGSSEQVHPNDDVNKSQSSNDTFPTALHIAAVDIVENYLMPRLNLLQTTLKEKSINFKDIIKIGRTHLQDATPLTLGQEISGWHHMLKKCEKIIMVNTQFMKELAIGGTAVGTGINAHPEFGDRTAAEISALTGKNFTSAENKFHALTSHDEIVAAHGALKALAADLMKIANDVRWLASGPRSGIGEITIPENEPGSSIMPGKVNPTQSEALTMVVTQVIGNDATIAFAASQGNFELNVFKPVIIYNFLQSARLLADAMKSFNDHCAIGIEPNTEVLDANLKNSLMLVTALNPYIGYENAAKIAKTAHKEGLTLKEAAIQSGLLTEEEFDRYVDPKTMIYPNAE; this is encoded by the coding sequence TTGGAATATCGTATTGAAAAGGACACTTTAGGTAACGTTAACGTTCCAGCAGATAAAATTTGGGGTGCTCAAACACAACGCAGTAAAGAAAATTTCCAAATCGGAATAGAAAAAATGCCGATTGAAGTAATCCGCGCTATGGCCATTTTAAAAAAATCTGCTGCATTAGCAAATCAAAAATTAGGCAAGCTTTCGAACATTAAAGCGGATGCAATCGTGGAAGCGGCGAATGAAATCATCGCAGGAAAATGGGATGATCACTTCCCTCTTGTTGTTTGGCAAACTGGTAGCGGTACTCAAACGAACATGAATGTGAACGAAGCGATTGCATATTTAGCGAATGAAAAATTAGTGGCGCAAGGTTCCAGCGAGCAAGTTCATCCAAATGATGATGTTAATAAATCGCAAAGTTCTAACGATACATTCCCAACTGCCCTTCACATTGCGGCTGTTGATATTGTAGAAAATTATTTAATGCCACGCTTGAACCTTTTACAGACAACATTAAAAGAAAAATCAATCAACTTTAAAGATATTATTAAAATCGGGCGCACCCATTTACAAGATGCTACTCCGTTAACGCTTGGTCAAGAAATTAGCGGCTGGCATCATATGCTTAAAAAATGCGAAAAAATTATTATGGTGAACACGCAATTTATGAAGGAACTCGCAATCGGTGGAACAGCTGTCGGTACGGGAATTAATGCACACCCTGAATTTGGTGACCGTACCGCCGCTGAAATTAGTGCGTTGACAGGCAAAAATTTCACTTCAGCTGAAAATAAATTTCACGCACTCACAAGTCATGACGAAATTGTTGCGGCACATGGGGCGTTAAAAGCTTTGGCTGCAGACTTAATGAAAATCGCCAATGACGTGCGCTGGCTTGCAAGTGGACCTCGATCTGGTATTGGAGAAATTACAATTCCCGAAAACGAGCCTGGCTCTTCTATCATGCCAGGAAAAGTAAATCCGACACAAAGTGAGGCACTAACAATGGTCGTAACACAAGTTATCGGGAATGATGCGACCATTGCATTTGCTGCCTCTCAAGGAAATTTTGAACTAAACGTATTCAAGCCTGTAATTATCTATAATTTCTTACAATCTGCACGCTTATTGGCCGATGCGATGAAGTCTTTCAATGATCATTGTGCGATTGGAATCGAACCGAATACGGAAGTGCTCGATGCCAATTTAAAAAATTCATTAATGCTTGTTACGGCTTTAAATCCATATATCGGCTATGAAAATGCGGCCAAAATTGCAAAAACAGCCCATAAAGAAGGTTTGACGTTAAAAGAAGCTGCAATTCAATCGGGATTATTAACAGAAGAGGAATTTGACCGTTATGTTGATCCGAAAACAATGATTTACCCAAATGCAGAATAA